One genomic region from Jiangella sp. DSM 45060 encodes:
- the mgrA gene encoding L-glyceraldehyde 3-phosphate reductase, whose amino-acid sequence MADRPTRNLHVGAPYRADEARYIDTPYRRSGRTGLKLPAISLGLWQNFGDESPLATQRAILRTAFDHGVTHFDLANNYGPPPGSAEKNFGRIFAEDFRPYRDELIISTKAGYDMWPGPYGEWGSRKYLLASLDASLDRMGLDYVDIFYSHRFDPDTPLEETMGALDTAVRSGRALYAGISSYSPERTREAAAIMRELGTPLAIHQPSYSMFNRWIEAGLTEACADEGLGIIAFSPLAQGLLTNKYLGGVPDDSRAARGGSFSPSLVTQDVVDRLKALAGVAESRGQTLAQLALSWALRDERVTSVLIGARTVGQLDDSLGALDRLDFSDDELAEIDRHAVEAGLNIWARSSDA is encoded by the coding sequence ATGGCTGACCGTCCGACAAGGAACCTCCACGTAGGCGCGCCGTACCGGGCCGACGAAGCGCGCTACATCGACACCCCCTACCGCCGCAGCGGCCGCACCGGACTCAAGCTGCCGGCCATCTCGCTGGGCCTCTGGCAGAACTTCGGCGACGAGTCGCCGCTGGCCACGCAGCGGGCCATCCTGCGCACGGCGTTCGACCACGGCGTCACGCACTTCGACCTCGCCAACAACTACGGCCCGCCGCCCGGCTCGGCGGAGAAGAACTTCGGCCGCATCTTCGCCGAGGACTTCCGCCCGTACCGCGACGAGCTGATCATCTCGACGAAGGCCGGCTACGACATGTGGCCCGGCCCGTACGGCGAATGGGGCTCGCGCAAGTACCTGCTGGCCAGCCTCGACGCGTCGCTGGACCGCATGGGCCTCGACTACGTCGACATCTTCTACAGCCATCGGTTCGACCCCGACACGCCGCTCGAGGAGACGATGGGCGCGCTGGACACCGCGGTCCGGTCCGGCCGGGCGCTGTACGCGGGCATCTCGTCGTACTCGCCTGAGCGCACCCGCGAGGCGGCCGCCATCATGCGCGAGCTGGGCACGCCGCTGGCCATCCACCAGCCGTCCTATTCGATGTTCAACCGCTGGATCGAGGCCGGGCTGACCGAGGCCTGCGCGGACGAGGGCCTCGGCATCATCGCCTTCTCGCCGCTGGCGCAGGGGCTGCTGACGAACAAGTACCTGGGCGGGGTGCCGGACGACTCCCGCGCGGCCCGTGGCGGGTCGTTCTCGCCGTCGCTGGTCACGCAGGACGTCGTCGACCGGCTGAAGGCGCTGGCCGGCGTCGCCGAGTCGCGCGGGCAGACCCTCGCGCAGCTGGCGCTGTCGTGGGCGCTGCGCGACGAGCGGGTGACGTCGGTGCTGATCGGCGCCCGGACGGTGGGCCAGCTCGACGACAGCCTGGGCGCGCTGGACCGCCTCGACTTCTCCGACGACGAGCTCGCCGAGATCGACCGGCACGCCGTCGAGGCGGGCCTGAACATCTGGGCCCGGTCGAGCGACGCGTGA
- a CDS encoding bifunctional 2-polyprenyl-6-hydroxyphenol methylase/3-demethylubiquinol 3-O-methyltransferase UbiG translates to MNERQRRNPRTEAIWTQLYEALAALSASTGRRDLDIVDLGGGSGVFAVPLARIGHRVTVVDPSPNALAALARRAAEAGVGDQVTGVQGDAAGLAGVVGPGGADVVLCHGVLEVVDDVSGAVTAIAAALRPGGVASVVVAQRYAAVLAKALAGHFADARHLLDDPDGRWGGSDPLPRRFDEDGVRALLAAAGLRVDEVHGVRVLTDLVAGSVVDDPAEVAALAELEAAVVAHPAFRAVAAALHVLAGRPAGPDV, encoded by the coding sequence ATGAACGAGCGTCAGCGCCGCAACCCGCGCACCGAGGCCATCTGGACCCAGCTGTACGAGGCGCTGGCCGCGCTGAGCGCCTCGACCGGCCGCCGTGACCTCGACATCGTCGACCTCGGTGGCGGGAGCGGCGTGTTCGCGGTGCCGCTGGCCCGCATCGGCCACCGCGTCACCGTCGTCGACCCCAGCCCGAACGCGCTGGCCGCGCTGGCCCGCCGGGCGGCCGAGGCGGGCGTCGGTGACCAGGTCACGGGCGTGCAGGGCGACGCGGCCGGGCTGGCCGGCGTGGTCGGGCCGGGCGGCGCCGACGTCGTGCTGTGCCACGGGGTGCTCGAGGTGGTCGACGACGTCTCCGGTGCGGTGACGGCCATCGCGGCGGCGCTGCGCCCCGGTGGCGTCGCCAGCGTCGTCGTCGCCCAGCGCTACGCCGCCGTGCTGGCGAAGGCGCTGGCCGGGCACTTCGCCGACGCCCGGCACCTGCTCGACGACCCGGACGGCCGCTGGGGCGGCTCCGACCCGCTGCCACGCCGGTTCGACGAGGACGGCGTCAGGGCGCTGCTCGCGGCCGCCGGGCTGCGCGTCGACGAGGTGCACGGTGTGAGAGTGCTCACCGACCTCGTCGCCGGCAGCGTCGTCGACGACCCCGCCGAGGTGGCCGCGCTGGCCGAACTGGAGGCCGCCGTGGTCGCCCATCCGGCGTTCCGGGCCGTCGCCGCGGCTCTGCACGTGCTCGCCGGACGGCCCGCGGGGCCGGACGTGTGA
- a CDS encoding DUF3040 domain-containing protein — translation MPLSDHEQRLLEQMEQALLAEDPKFATAMRGADLRRRYRRRAVFAGLVFVVGVVLLMTGAVTQVIPLGVAGFVVMLGSAFYAVTSWRRVPPSDGTATAAGEVPDISPGSPRRQRRPKGQRNNGSFMDRMEQRWRNRRERGYGQ, via the coding sequence GTGCCACTCTCCGATCATGAGCAGCGGCTGCTCGAGCAGATGGAGCAGGCGCTGCTCGCCGAGGATCCGAAGTTCGCCACCGCCATGCGTGGCGCGGATCTTCGGCGGCGGTACCGGCGACGCGCGGTCTTTGCCGGTCTGGTCTTCGTCGTCGGCGTCGTGTTGCTCATGACGGGCGCCGTCACTCAGGTCATCCCGCTCGGTGTGGCGGGCTTCGTCGTCATGCTCGGCTCGGCCTTCTACGCGGTCACATCGTGGCGTCGCGTGCCGCCGTCGGACGGCACGGCCACGGCCGCCGGCGAGGTGCCCGACATCAGCCCGGGTTCGCCCCGCCGGCAGCGCCGCCCCAAGGGGCAGCGCAACAACGGCTCGTTCATGGACCGCATGGAGCAGCGCTGGCGCAACCGGCGCGAGCGCGGCTACGGCCAGTAA
- a CDS encoding DUF3488 and transglutaminase-like domain-containing protein: MSSLSAHGRLTIVAALAAWLSVVPLFAITQTDDWIVPAALVVALVAGTGYVLRKLGVPALLVPVAQLAVVVLWLGVLVANDVALLGFIPTTDWATRLVDVFQEGIDVTNTYVAPIPVPRGILMLVVGGAGVVALLVDTLAVWLRKVPLAGVPLAACYAVAATAMTIGLDWWWFLPPAAGFLALLVSEGRTRVAAWGRSASPSARRSGIPETDSLARNGRRVGAVALAVAVAVPGLAPVLTEGVLGPGRGGGGGGGQTIRTDNPIIDLQRNLQRRENVEVLRYSSSADTDAATYIRIVTLDVFDGEEWKTSDRPVPDSVDSGLPWPQGLEEADWPRIDYDINVSPDFSSSWLPLPYPAQSIAIEGDWRYHGPTLDVVADGDDVRARSYNVESLVVEPTVETLRNAGPPSDDVDAMLELPDELPAEVTELADEVTEGAADDFSKAAALQQWFRGPQGGFEYDIESTSGHTANALVDFLNDRRGYCEQFAATMAIMARYLGIPARVAVGFTAGDYQGNGSYLVRAHDSHAWPELYFEGSGWVRFEPTPAAITGRAPDWTIVPTQNAPVPDPNDPSSPTSQPTSTAPSIPRDDELGGGAAAGSQEPPSQWPLIVLGALALAAFFATPSVAARIGRRLRWRRAGDDPGALAEAAWADLREAARDAGHPWDPAATPRSTGRRLATAASLGDDDRQLLDHLVGAVEQARYARQAEPVEALHDDTELVRRSIARSASLGRRVKAFLLPTRYRDSAVEANRRLVEGFDWIDATGERLRDSVASSSLRRRLPAPRPPAE; the protein is encoded by the coding sequence ATGTCGTCGCTGAGCGCCCACGGCCGCCTGACCATCGTCGCGGCGCTGGCGGCCTGGCTGTCGGTGGTGCCGCTGTTCGCCATCACCCAGACCGACGACTGGATCGTGCCGGCCGCCCTCGTGGTCGCGCTGGTCGCCGGCACCGGCTACGTGCTGCGCAAGCTCGGCGTGCCGGCGCTGCTGGTCCCGGTGGCGCAGCTGGCCGTCGTCGTGCTGTGGCTGGGCGTGCTGGTGGCCAACGACGTCGCGCTGCTCGGGTTCATCCCGACCACCGACTGGGCCACCCGGCTGGTCGACGTCTTCCAGGAGGGCATCGACGTCACCAACACGTACGTCGCGCCCATCCCCGTGCCGCGCGGCATCCTCATGCTGGTGGTCGGCGGGGCCGGCGTCGTGGCGCTGCTGGTCGACACCCTCGCCGTCTGGCTGCGCAAGGTCCCGCTGGCCGGCGTGCCGCTGGCCGCCTGCTACGCCGTCGCGGCCACCGCCATGACCATCGGGCTGGACTGGTGGTGGTTCCTGCCGCCCGCGGCCGGGTTCCTGGCGCTGCTGGTCTCCGAGGGACGCACCCGGGTCGCGGCGTGGGGTCGCTCGGCCAGCCCGTCGGCGCGGCGCAGCGGCATCCCCGAGACCGACTCACTGGCCCGCAACGGCCGCCGGGTCGGCGCGGTGGCGCTGGCGGTGGCGGTCGCCGTGCCTGGCCTCGCGCCGGTGCTGACGGAGGGCGTGCTCGGCCCGGGCCGCGGTGGCGGCGGGGGCGGCGGGCAGACCATCCGCACCGACAACCCGATCATCGACCTCCAGCGCAACCTGCAGCGCCGCGAGAACGTCGAAGTGCTGCGCTACAGCTCCAGCGCCGACACCGATGCCGCCACCTACATCCGCATCGTCACGCTCGACGTGTTCGACGGCGAGGAGTGGAAGACGTCCGACCGGCCGGTGCCCGACTCCGTCGACAGCGGGCTGCCGTGGCCGCAGGGCCTCGAGGAGGCCGACTGGCCGCGCATCGACTACGACATCAACGTCAGCCCCGACTTCAGCTCCAGCTGGCTGCCGCTCCCCTACCCGGCGCAGAGCATCGCCATCGAGGGCGACTGGCGCTACCACGGGCCCACCCTCGACGTCGTCGCCGACGGCGACGACGTCCGCGCCCGCTCGTACAACGTCGAGAGCCTGGTGGTCGAGCCGACCGTCGAGACGCTGCGCAACGCCGGGCCGCCCAGCGACGACGTCGACGCCATGCTCGAGCTGCCCGACGAGCTCCCCGCCGAGGTCACCGAGCTCGCCGACGAGGTCACCGAGGGCGCTGCCGACGACTTCAGCAAGGCGGCCGCGCTGCAGCAGTGGTTCCGCGGCCCGCAGGGCGGCTTCGAGTACGACATCGAGTCGACGTCCGGCCACACGGCCAACGCGCTGGTCGACTTCCTGAACGACCGGCGCGGCTACTGCGAGCAGTTCGCCGCGACCATGGCCATCATGGCCCGCTACCTGGGCATCCCGGCGCGGGTCGCGGTCGGCTTCACCGCCGGCGACTACCAGGGCAACGGCAGCTACCTCGTCCGCGCACACGACTCCCACGCCTGGCCGGAGCTGTACTTCGAGGGGTCCGGCTGGGTCCGGTTCGAGCCCACGCCGGCCGCCATCACCGGCCGCGCCCCCGACTGGACCATCGTGCCCACGCAGAACGCGCCGGTGCCCGACCCCAACGACCCCAGCTCCCCCACGTCGCAGCCGACCAGCACGGCGCCGTCCATCCCGCGCGACGACGAGCTCGGCGGCGGCGCAGCGGCCGGCAGCCAGGAGCCGCCGTCGCAGTGGCCGCTCATCGTGCTCGGCGCGCTGGCGCTGGCGGCGTTCTTCGCCACCCCGTCGGTGGCGGCGCGGATCGGCCGCCGGCTGCGCTGGCGGCGGGCCGGCGACGATCCCGGCGCGCTGGCCGAGGCCGCGTGGGCCGACCTGCGCGAGGCCGCCCGCGACGCCGGCCACCCCTGGGACCCTGCCGCCACGCCGCGGTCCACCGGCCGCCGGCTGGCCACGGCCGCGTCACTCGGCGACGACGACCGGCAGTTGCTCGACCACCTCGTCGGCGCCGTCGAGCAGGCCCGCTACGCCCGCCAGGCCGAGCCCGTCGAGGCGCTGCACGACGACACCGAACTGGTGCGGCGCTCCATCGCCCGCTCGGCGTCGCTCGGCCGGCGCGTCAAGGCGTTCCTGCTGCCGACCCGCTACCGCGACAGCGCGGTCGAGGCGAACCGCCGTCTGGTCGAGGGGTTCGACTGGATCGACGCCACCGGCGAGCGGCTGCGCGACTCCGTCGCCTCGTCCAGCCTGCGGCGCCGGCTGCCGGCGCCCCGTCCCCCGGCGGAGTGA
- a CDS encoding DUF58 domain-containing protein, with protein sequence MNDALSGLTRRGWTFLAVGGGAVLAAVLAGQRDVLRVGLLLVVVPAISLMVALRSRVRLAASRSVEPPRVSVGERATVRLQLANSARIPTGVLLVEDSIPFTLGARPRFVLDHVWSRFRRDVTYSIDPVVRGRYKVGPLTVRVTDPFGMVELRRAFSDVGTLIVTPTVHQLPPVRLVGEWSGSGESRPRAIAAAGEEDATIRAYRIGDDMRRVHWRATAHHGELMVRREEQPWQSRATLLLDTRTSGHTGEGIDSSLEWSVTAAASVGVHLAERGYAVRLVTDHGGAVSTNWHDPASGPGDAKVSLLDALAVVQPQRDASVGRWPDLLSGAEAATGLLVGVFGRLTEPEAHVVAGLRQGSTAALAVVLDVMSWTSLGENSREQVRLTAGVQVLRSAGWNVIVAKRGEHLATLWERLGLQRPAVQAQAAAGVSTGREAS encoded by the coding sequence ATGAACGACGCGCTGTCCGGTCTCACCCGACGCGGCTGGACCTTCCTGGCCGTCGGCGGCGGCGCCGTCCTGGCCGCCGTCCTCGCCGGGCAGCGCGACGTGCTCAGGGTCGGCCTGCTGCTGGTCGTCGTCCCGGCCATCAGCCTCATGGTGGCGCTGCGCAGCCGGGTGCGGCTGGCCGCGTCGCGCTCGGTCGAGCCGCCGCGGGTGTCCGTCGGCGAGCGGGCGACGGTGCGCCTGCAGCTGGCCAACTCAGCACGCATCCCCACCGGTGTGCTGCTGGTCGAGGACAGCATCCCGTTCACGCTCGGAGCCCGGCCGCGGTTCGTCCTCGACCACGTGTGGTCGCGGTTCCGGCGCGACGTCACCTACTCCATCGACCCCGTGGTGCGCGGCCGGTACAAGGTCGGCCCGCTGACGGTGCGCGTCACCGACCCGTTCGGCATGGTCGAGCTGCGCCGCGCGTTCAGCGACGTCGGCACCCTGATCGTCACACCCACGGTGCACCAGCTGCCGCCGGTCCGGCTGGTCGGCGAGTGGAGCGGCAGCGGCGAGAGCCGGCCGCGGGCCATCGCCGCCGCCGGTGAGGAGGACGCGACGATCCGCGCCTACCGCATCGGCGACGACATGCGCCGCGTGCACTGGCGGGCCACCGCCCACCACGGCGAGTTGATGGTCCGCCGCGAGGAGCAGCCCTGGCAGAGCCGGGCCACGCTCCTGCTCGACACCCGCACGTCCGGGCACACCGGCGAGGGCATCGACTCCTCGCTCGAGTGGAGCGTCACCGCGGCCGCGTCCGTCGGAGTCCACCTGGCCGAGCGCGGCTACGCCGTCCGGCTGGTCACCGACCACGGCGGCGCGGTCTCCACCAACTGGCACGACCCCGCCAGCGGCCCCGGCGACGCCAAGGTGTCGCTGCTCGACGCGCTCGCCGTCGTCCAGCCGCAGCGCGACGCGTCCGTCGGCCGCTGGCCCGACCTCCTCAGCGGCGCCGAGGCCGCCACCGGCCTGCTGGTCGGCGTGTTCGGCCGGCTCACCGAGCCCGAGGCGCACGTCGTCGCCGGGCTGCGGCAGGGCTCCACCGCCGCGCTGGCCGTCGTCCTCGACGTCATGTCCTGGACGTCGCTGGGCGAGAACAGCCGCGAGCAGGTGCGGCTCACCGCCGGCGTCCAGGTGCTGCGCAGCGCCGGCTGGAACGTCATCGTCGCCAAGCGCGGCGAGCACCTGGCCACGCTGTGGGAGCGCCTCGGGCTGCAGCGCCCGGCCGTGCAGGCCCAGGCCGCGGCCGGCGTCTCGACCGGACGGGAGGCGAGCTGA
- a CDS encoding AAA family ATPase codes for MPGEPAPELALGDLADTAARIQAAIGSVVEGKPEVIKLALTVLLAEGHILIEDVPGVGKTMLAKSVARAIDCTVRRIQFTPDLMPSDVTGVSVFNQSTREFEFKPGGVFANIVVGDEINRASPKTQSALLECMEERQVTVDGTTYQLEAPFMVVATQNPIEMEGTYPLPEAQRDRFMMRLSMGYPSPRDEIEMIDTHGATSALDPLEPVTDAAHVHKLVRLVRGVYVADPIKEYAVALTTATRTSPDLRLGASPRATLHLIRAAKAWAGLEGREYVLPDDIQALAAPVLGHRLLPTAEAQIGRRDAGSIVADLIQRIPQPEPAR; via the coding sequence GTGCCCGGCGAGCCCGCGCCCGAGCTGGCGCTCGGCGACCTCGCCGACACCGCAGCCCGCATACAGGCCGCCATCGGCTCGGTCGTCGAGGGCAAGCCCGAGGTCATCAAGCTGGCCCTCACCGTGCTGCTGGCCGAGGGCCACATCCTCATCGAGGACGTCCCCGGCGTCGGCAAGACCATGCTCGCGAAGTCCGTGGCCCGCGCCATCGACTGCACGGTGCGCCGCATCCAGTTCACGCCCGACCTCATGCCCAGCGACGTCACGGGCGTGTCGGTGTTCAACCAGTCGACCCGCGAGTTCGAGTTCAAGCCGGGCGGCGTGTTCGCGAACATCGTCGTCGGCGACGAGATCAACCGCGCCTCGCCGAAGACGCAGTCCGCGCTGCTCGAGTGCATGGAGGAGCGGCAGGTCACCGTCGACGGCACCACGTACCAGCTCGAGGCGCCGTTCATGGTGGTCGCCACCCAGAACCCCATCGAGATGGAGGGCACCTACCCCCTCCCCGAGGCGCAGCGCGACCGCTTCATGATGCGCCTGTCCATGGGCTACCCGTCGCCGCGCGACGAGATCGAGATGATCGACACCCACGGCGCCACCAGCGCGCTCGACCCGCTCGAGCCGGTCACCGACGCCGCGCACGTGCACAAGCTGGTCCGGCTGGTCCGCGGCGTCTACGTCGCCGACCCCATCAAGGAGTACGCGGTCGCGCTGACCACGGCCACCCGCACCTCGCCCGACCTCCGGCTGGGCGCGTCGCCGCGGGCCACGCTGCACCTCATCCGGGCGGCGAAGGCGTGGGCCGGGCTCGAGGGCCGCGAGTACGTGCTGCCCGACGACATCCAGGCGCTGGCCGCGCCCGTCCTCGGCCACCGGCTGCTGCCCACGGCCGAGGCGCAGATCGGCCGCCGCGACGCCGGCAGCATCGTCGCCGACCTCATCCAGCGCATCCCGCAGCCCGAACCGGCCCGGTAG
- the mraZ gene encoding division/cell wall cluster transcriptional repressor MraZ translates to MFLGTHTPRLDDKGRLILPAKFRDELAEGVVITRGQERCLYVWPRAEFLRFTEQLRAAPITHKGTRDFARMLAAGASDEVPDKQGRITIPPGLRTYAALERECTVVGAMTRVEIWSEQAWETYQAEKEPMFADISEEVLPGIF, encoded by the coding sequence GTGTTCCTCGGCACCCACACGCCCCGGCTGGACGACAAAGGACGGCTCATCCTTCCGGCGAAGTTCCGGGACGAGCTGGCGGAGGGCGTCGTGATCACACGAGGGCAGGAGCGCTGTCTCTACGTGTGGCCGCGGGCCGAGTTCCTCCGGTTCACCGAGCAGTTGCGCGCCGCGCCCATCACGCACAAGGGCACGCGCGACTTCGCCCGGATGCTGGCAGCGGGGGCCAGCGACGAGGTTCCGGACAAGCAGGGCCGCATCACCATCCCGCCGGGGCTGCGCACGTACGCGGCGCTGGAGCGTGAGTGCACCGTCGTCGGTGCGATGACGCGGGTGGAGATCTGGTCCGAGCAGGCCTGGGAGACGTACCAAGCGGAGAAGGAACCGATGTTCGCCGACATCTCCGAGGAGGTGCTGCCCGGCATCTTCTGA
- the rsmH gene encoding 16S rRNA (cytosine(1402)-N(4))-methyltransferase RsmH, protein MTDQGAHVPVLLDRVVELLAPALSEDEGRVVVDATLGLGGHAEALLRRSSTAHLVGLDRDREALARATERLAPFGDRFTGVHAVYDRIADVLAGLGIRRVHGVLFDLGVSSLQLDEAGRGFAYSQDAPLDMRMDQSTGITAAEVLNTYAAADLTRILRRYGEERFASRIAAAVVRERRRAPFDTSARLVELIRDTIPAPARRTGGNPAKRTFQALRIEVNGELDTLERALPAAVDALAVGGRIVVLSYHSLEDRIVKQLFAARTTSSAPPGLPVELPEHRPELRLLTRSEPPTSDEIAANPRAQSARLRAVERIREAA, encoded by the coding sequence ATGACCGATCAGGGGGCGCACGTCCCGGTGCTGCTCGATCGCGTCGTCGAGCTGCTGGCTCCGGCTCTCTCGGAGGACGAGGGCCGTGTGGTCGTCGATGCCACGCTGGGACTCGGCGGGCACGCCGAGGCCCTGTTGCGCCGCAGCTCGACGGCCCACCTGGTGGGCCTCGACCGCGACCGCGAGGCGCTGGCCCGGGCCACCGAGCGGCTGGCGCCGTTCGGCGACCGGTTCACCGGCGTCCACGCGGTCTACGACCGGATCGCCGACGTCTTGGCGGGCCTCGGCATCCGGCGCGTGCATGGCGTCCTGTTCGATCTCGGCGTGTCGTCCCTGCAACTGGACGAGGCCGGGCGCGGGTTCGCGTACTCGCAGGACGCGCCGCTGGACATGCGGATGGACCAGTCCACCGGCATCACCGCGGCCGAGGTGCTCAACACCTACGCCGCGGCCGACCTCACCCGCATCCTGCGCCGCTACGGCGAGGAGCGGTTCGCCTCGCGCATCGCGGCGGCCGTGGTGCGCGAGCGCCGGCGGGCACCGTTCGACACCAGCGCCCGGCTGGTCGAGCTGATCCGCGACACCATCCCGGCGCCGGCCCGGCGCACCGGCGGCAACCCGGCGAAGCGGACGTTCCAGGCGCTGCGCATCGAGGTCAACGGCGAGCTCGACACGCTCGAGCGCGCGCTGCCGGCCGCCGTCGACGCGCTGGCGGTGGGCGGGCGCATCGTCGTGCTCTCGTACCACTCGCTGGAGGACCGCATCGTCAAGCAGCTGTTCGCGGCCAGGACGACCAGCTCGGCGCCGCCCGGGCTGCCGGTCGAGCTGCCCGAGCACCGGCCCGAGCTGCGGCTGCTGACCCGCTCCGAGCCGCCCACCAGCGACGAGATCGCCGCCAACCCGCGCGCGCAGTCGGCCCGGCTGCGCGCCGTCGAGCGGATCAGGGAGGCCGCATGA
- a CDS encoding penicillin-binding protein 2: protein MPPKGQDGRGAAGSGRGTAGQGSAGRGSAAGAGRGTAAGRTARPGSKGAPKAAPKGAPKASAKNTAKPARRTAAAKPVRTSAAPRARKSAPKAPKNELDAAWASAPTSSRGGRADGAGRTGRPAPVRAGAVATSGGRGTSGGRGASGKPSSGRSSSGKAAGGKPRAVRAPKASRPARPPKPPKRPKPPKGPKQPRTVRLADPRKRLRVTLVGVCVVLSLFGGRLIQLQGIDASTYAAVANTIGLKTVPVRADRGAIIDRDGEPLASTVEAYNVVVDQTQVANPAAYALQLESILRTPAADLQRDLTGSDRYVVVARGVPGATWRQIRGLGLAGFTAETAAARDYPAGTVAGNVVGFLGADGLGLTGLEQSMDKSLAGVDGEATYQFSPGGIRIPNSSANHVSQPVAGTGLRLTLDGDVQWHTEQVLAEAVENAGAADGVAVVMDVDTQEIVALAATPAFDPSDPSKTEAADRGSAAVEDAYEPGSVFKPITMSAVVDQGLADHSTVFSVPDNLRRGGETINDYYSHGEDQMTLAGVVAKSSNVGTVLAAELLEKDVYHDYLRRFGFGTAPDLGMPGETGGRLPSGDDFTDLTRDNVAFGQGISVSAVQMASAYATIANGGVRVDPRLISATIGADGRETPVEPSAPERVVSEQAAADVTTMMEAVMGEGGTGKPALVDGYRVAGKTGTAQRVDPDCGCYADYNSSFMGFAPADDPQYVVVVSLFDPKNGNSGSALAGPAFADIMRFALEQGGVAPTGTEAPQVPLFAD, encoded by the coding sequence ATGCCGCCCAAGGGCCAGGACGGCCGGGGAGCGGCCGGGTCGGGCCGCGGCACGGCCGGGCAGGGCTCGGCGGGACGGGGCTCGGCCGCGGGTGCCGGACGGGGTACGGCCGCGGGCCGCACCGCGCGGCCCGGGTCGAAGGGCGCACCGAAGGCGGCTCCGAAGGGCGCGCCGAAGGCGTCCGCCAAGAACACGGCCAAGCCGGCCCGCAGGACGGCCGCCGCGAAGCCCGTGCGGACGTCCGCCGCGCCGCGGGCCCGTAAGAGCGCTCCCAAGGCTCCGAAGAACGAGCTCGACGCCGCGTGGGCCAGCGCGCCCACGTCGTCGCGCGGTGGCCGGGCCGACGGCGCCGGCCGCACCGGTCGTCCGGCGCCGGTACGGGCCGGCGCCGTCGCGACGTCCGGTGGCCGCGGGACCTCCGGCGGCCGCGGCGCGTCCGGCAAGCCGTCGTCGGGCAGGTCGTCCTCCGGCAAGGCGGCCGGGGGCAAGCCCCGCGCCGTCCGCGCTCCGAAGGCCTCCCGCCCGGCCCGCCCGCCGAAGCCGCCCAAGCGTCCCAAGCCGCCGAAGGGCCCGAAGCAGCCGCGCACCGTCCGGCTGGCCGACCCGCGCAAGCGCCTGCGGGTCACGCTGGTCGGCGTCTGCGTGGTCCTGTCGCTGTTCGGCGGCCGGCTGATCCAGCTGCAGGGCATCGACGCGTCCACGTACGCCGCCGTCGCGAACACCATCGGGCTGAAGACGGTGCCGGTGCGGGCCGACCGCGGCGCCATCATCGACCGCGACGGCGAGCCGCTGGCCAGCACCGTCGAGGCGTACAACGTGGTGGTCGACCAGACGCAGGTGGCCAACCCGGCCGCGTACGCGCTGCAGCTCGAGAGCATCCTCCGCACGCCCGCCGCCGACCTGCAGCGCGACCTCACCGGTTCGGACCGGTACGTCGTCGTCGCGCGCGGGGTGCCGGGGGCGACGTGGCGGCAGATCCGCGGGCTCGGCCTGGCCGGGTTCACCGCCGAGACCGCCGCCGCCCGCGACTACCCCGCGGGCACCGTCGCCGGCAACGTCGTCGGGTTCCTCGGCGCCGACGGCCTGGGCCTCACCGGGCTGGAGCAGTCGATGGACAAGAGCCTGGCCGGCGTCGACGGCGAGGCGACGTACCAGTTCAGCCCGGGCGGCATCCGCATCCCGAACAGCTCGGCGAACCACGTCAGCCAGCCGGTCGCCGGCACCGGCCTGCGCCTGACCCTCGACGGCGACGTGCAGTGGCACACCGAGCAGGTGCTGGCCGAGGCGGTCGAGAACGCCGGCGCGGCCGACGGCGTCGCCGTCGTCATGGACGTCGACACGCAGGAGATCGTCGCGCTGGCCGCCACGCCCGCGTTCGACCCCAGCGACCCGAGCAAGACCGAGGCCGCCGACCGCGGCAGCGCCGCCGTCGAGGACGCCTACGAGCCGGGCTCGGTGTTCAAGCCGATCACCATGTCCGCCGTCGTCGACCAGGGGCTGGCCGACCACAGCACCGTGTTCTCCGTCCCGGACAACCTCCGCCGCGGCGGCGAGACGATCAACGACTACTACAGCCACGGCGAGGACCAGATGACGCTGGCCGGCGTCGTCGCGAAGTCGAGCAACGTCGGCACCGTCCTGGCCGCCGAGCTGCTGGAGAAGGACGTGTACCACGACTACCTGCGGCGGTTCGGGTTCGGGACGGCGCCCGACCTCGGCATGCCGGGCGAGACCGGCGGCCGGCTGCCGTCCGGCGACGACTTCACCGACCTCACCCGCGACAACGTGGCGTTCGGCCAGGGCATCTCGGTCAGCGCCGTGCAGATGGCGTCGGCGTACGCGACCATCGCCAACGGCGGCGTGCGGGTCGACCCGCGGCTGATCTCGGCGACGATCGGCGCCGACGGCCGCGAGACGCCGGTCGAGCCGTCCGCGCCGGAGCGGGTCGTCAGCGAGCAGGCCGCCGCCGACGTCACCACGATGATGGAGGCCGTCATGGGCGAGGGCGGCACCGGCAAGCCCGCGCTCGTCGACGGCTACCGCGTCGCCGGCAAGACCGGCACGGCCCAGCGGGTCGACCCCGATTGCGGCTGCTACGCCGACTACAACTCGTCGTTCATGGGCTTCGCCCCGGCCGACGACCCGCAGTACGTCGTCGTCGTGTCGCTGTTCGACCCGAAGAACGGCAACTCCGGAAGCGCGCTGGCCGGCCCGGCCTTCGCGGACATCATGCGGTTCGCGCTCGAGCAGGGCGGTGTGGCGCCGACCGGCACGGAGGCGCCGCAGGTGCCACTGTTCGCCGACTGA